The following are encoded together in the Patescibacteria group bacterium genome:
- a CDS encoding LamG-like jellyroll fold domain-containing protein: MSKQRFYTSFTLLELLIVIGILAVLASVSFIALNPVEQLRKARDSQRLADLRSLNNSLAIYESQTLNPVMGSSTLIYVSLPDTNSNCSSWSLPAVPPDYSGYACVTETNLRKTNGTGWVPVNLAGLEIGSPLAKLPVDPKNDSTYYYTYTTGGSFMLSGLMESTNNKVADQAINDGGRMPGVFELGSNLNLGPFTRDNGLVGYWTFDEGTGTTAYDYSGNNNTGTLTNGPTWQTSTNCKKGGCLSFDGVDDKVSISDSSSLHFGINNISLAFWMKNISSPLSNLIQKGNFNRFWATYSPNIIRINSYFGSGKDYWLDSNINVNDGGYHFIVATYDRNGYEKIYIDGSFNQQMNISGAAGISWDSSSSLLISPGTYGYFNGSIDDVRIYNRALSEAEIQAIYNATK; this comes from the coding sequence ATGTCCAAGCAAAGATTCTATACCTCTTTCACTCTTCTCGAGCTTCTGATCGTCATTGGCATCTTGGCAGTCTTGGCTAGTGTGAGTTTTATTGCTTTAAATCCAGTGGAACAGCTAAGAAAAGCAAGAGATTCTCAACGCTTAGCTGATTTAAGGTCATTGAACAACTCTCTGGCTATCTATGAATCTCAAACCCTGAACCCAGTCATGGGTTCTTCTACCTTAATCTATGTTTCTTTACCTGATACTAACTCTAACTGCTCTTCCTGGTCTTTGCCAGCAGTACCACCAGATTATTCTGGTTATGCCTGTGTTACTGAAACTAATCTCAGAAAAACCAATGGGACTGGCTGGGTCCCAGTGAATCTCGCTGGTTTAGAGATTGGCTCACCTTTAGCTAAACTGCCAGTTGACCCCAAGAATGATAGTACCTATTACTATACCTATACCACTGGAGGCAGTTTTATGCTCTCTGGCTTAATGGAATCAACTAATAACAAGGTGGCTGACCAAGCAATTAATGATGGTGGTAGAATGCCAGGAGTGTTTGAGCTTGGCTCTAATCTCAATCTTGGACCATTTACCCGAGACAATGGTCTGGTGGGCTACTGGACCTTTGATGAAGGAACAGGAACAACAGCTTATGATTACTCAGGCAACAATAACACCGGCACCTTAACCAATGGACCAACTTGGCAAACCAGCACTAACTGCAAGAAAGGAGGATGCTTGAGTTTTGATGGGGTGGATGACAAAGTAAGCATCTCAGACAGTTCAAGCTTACATTTTGGTATAAACAATATCTCGCTTGCCTTTTGGATGAAAAATATTTCAAGTCCGCTATCCAATTTAATTCAAAAAGGAAATTTTAATCGATTTTGGGCGACTTATAGTCCGAATATAATCCGGATTAATAGCTATTTTGGCTCTGGCAAGGATTATTGGCTCGATTCTAATATTAATGTCAACGATGGAGGATACCATTTTATTGTAGCAACATACGACAGGAATGGATATGAGAAGATATACATAGATGGAAGTTTCAATCAACAAATGAACATATCTGGTGCAGCCGGAATATCCTGGGATTCAAGCAGCTCATTGCTAATTAGTCCGGGTACTTATGGATATTTCAACGGCTCTATCGACGACGTTCGCATCTACAATCGTGCTTTATCCGAAGCGGAAATCCAAGCGATTTATAATGCCACAAAATGA
- a CDS encoding phospholipid carrier-dependent glycosyltransferase, with product MLLVLTFLGLLTRFIFINQPNQTVFDEVHFGKFVSSYFTGKYYFDIHPPLGKLIIALGAWLGGYQNYIAEHGVFSFENIGQDYGALPFVWFRFFPALAGALIPIAIFLFLKELKINSLVAFFASLFMVFDNALLVQSRLILLDSFLILFGFLGLYFFFKARNKDYSSLPLAFAGLFFSLSALVKWTGLAFLGVAGVVYLFDLFKLSLKTGIVSRSRKGFLFLILIPLLVYFAVFQLHLALLPRCPEPAEGNGCDFMSQEFRNNQLNSLEKFSELNQKMWQYNTGLSASHDFGSKAIGWPLMARAVYYWVSSNSDEGVSRIYFFGNPLVWLLGLIGIVNLIFYRPEDQKDKEIKNILLLLYLANFLPFILVKRVLFLYHYLSAMIISLASFWFVVGEQFLNFKKGRFWLAVVLLLVAGSWLFYAPLSYGFPLAEKQFQSRQWFGLWFSTNSGLKNICQESNCSILNWLTY from the coding sequence ATGCTTTTAGTATTGACTTTTCTTGGTTTGCTGACCAGGTTTATTTTTATTAACCAGCCAAACCAGACAGTTTTTGACGAGGTTCATTTTGGTAAGTTTGTTTCTTCTTATTTTACCGGTAAGTATTATTTTGATATTCATCCGCCTTTGGGAAAGTTAATTATTGCTTTAGGCGCTTGGCTTGGCGGCTATCAGAATTATATTGCTGAACACGGTGTTTTTAGTTTTGAAAATATTGGCCAAGATTATGGCGCTTTGCCTTTTGTCTGGTTTAGGTTTTTTCCGGCTCTGGCCGGCGCTTTGATTCCGATAGCGATTTTTTTGTTCTTGAAAGAGCTGAAGATTAATTCCCTGGTAGCTTTTTTTGCCAGCTTGTTTATGGTTTTTGACAACGCCTTGTTAGTCCAGTCGCGCTTGATTCTTTTGGATTCTTTTTTAATTCTATTCGGATTTTTAGGGTTATATTTTTTCTTTAAAGCGAGAAATAAGGATTATTCATCTCTGCCGTTGGCATTTGCCGGTTTGTTCTTTAGTTTGAGCGCTTTAGTTAAATGGACTGGTTTGGCATTTTTGGGCGTTGCCGGGGTGGTCTATTTATTTGATTTGTTTAAATTGAGTTTAAAAACCGGCATTGTTTCTAGATCAAGAAAAGGATTTTTATTTCTGATTTTAATTCCTTTATTGGTTTATTTTGCTGTTTTTCAGCTTCATCTTGCGCTTTTGCCAAGATGCCCCGAGCCGGCTGAAGGCAATGGTTGTGATTTTATGAGCCAAGAGTTTCGCAATAATCAACTGAATTCTTTGGAGAAGTTTTCTGAACTTAACCAAAAGATGTGGCAGTATAATACCGGCTTATCTGCGTCGCATGATTTTGGCAGTAAAGCAATTGGCTGGCCATTAATGGCTCGGGCAGTTTATTATTGGGTAAGCAGTAATAGCGACGAAGGAGTGAGCCGAATTTATTTTTTTGGCAATCCCTTGGTTTGGCTTTTAGGCTTGATCGGCATAGTTAATTTGATTTTTTACCGGCCGGAAGACCAGAAGGATAAGGAGATAAAAAACATCCTGCTTTTGCTTTATCTGGCAAATTTTCTGCCGTTTATTTTAGTTAAAAGAGTGCTGTTTTTGTATCACTATTTGTCAGCAATGATTATCTCTTTGGCAAGCTTTTGGTTTGTTGTCGGTGAGCAATTCTTGAATTTCAAAAAAGGCAGATTCTGGTTAGCGGTTGTTTTGCTGTTAGTCGCTGGCAGTTGGTTATTTTATGCTCCGTTAAGTTATGGTTTCCCTTTGGCTGAAAAGCAGTTTCAATCAAGGCAGTGGTTTGGCTTATGGTTTTCTACCAATTCCGGTCTGAAAAATATCTGCCAAGAAAGCAACTGTTCAATTTTAAATTGGCTGACTTATTAA
- a CDS encoding response regulator, with protein sequence MEPIANPTEQAKVLIVEDDLFLANLLSLRFKKEGFLVLQAFSGTEALKKVEQEPPNIILLDIILPQKNGFEVLEAITQNPQTSNIPVIIVSNLGQESDIEKSRELGAIDYYVKARLSIDELVKKVKNLVQTKTG encoded by the coding sequence ATGGAACCAATAGCTAATCCAACCGAACAAGCAAAAGTTTTAATTGTTGAAGATGATTTATTTTTAGCCAACCTTCTTTCTTTAAGATTTAAAAAAGAGGGTTTTTTGGTTTTGCAGGCTTTTTCCGGAACCGAAGCTTTGAAAAAAGTCGAACAAGAGCCTCCAAACATTATTCTGCTGGATATTATTTTGCCCCAGAAAAATGGCTTTGAAGTTTTAGAGGCGATTACCCAGAATCCCCAGACTAGCAATATTCCGGTGATTATTGTTTCCAATCTAGGGCAAGAAAGCGACATTGAAAAAAGCAGGGAACTTGGGGCGATTGATTATTACGTCAAAGCCCGGCTTTCAATTGACGAGCTGGTTAAAAAGGTCAAAAATCTGGTTCAGACAAAAACTGGTTGA
- a CDS encoding type II secretion system protein: MFQTKKGFTLLELLIVIAILAILASVTFVALNPAELLKKSRDSQRLADLASVKTAINYYIANTTTPILGDDSAGVGCVDNSTDYTYSAVSGVAYTNTTNKGNTSQQIGSSGWITVRLDHLTGGSPLAKWPIDPNPTTSSATPGRYYAYLCNYTNTTFSLFANMESTTYANGGNGDVESKDGGNIAGIYEVGSAFLASTTTTNFYNGGS, translated from the coding sequence ATGTTTCAAACAAAAAAAGGTTTTACTTTATTGGAGCTGTTAATCGTTATCGCAATTTTGGCAATTTTGGCCTCAGTTACTTTTGTGGCTTTAAATCCGGCCGAACTGCTGAAAAAATCTCGCGATTCCCAGCGGTTGGCTGATTTAGCTTCAGTAAAAACCGCAATCAACTATTATATTGCCAATACCACTACCCCGATTTTGGGCGATGATTCAGCCGGAGTCGGTTGTGTTGACAATTCAACTGATTATACTTATTCAGCGGTTTCCGGTGTCGCTTATACCAATACTACCAACAAAGGCAATACCTCCCAGCAGATTGGCAGTTCCGGCTGGATTACAGTCAGGTTGGACCATCTGACCGGCGGCTCGCCTTTGGCAAAATGGCCGATTGATCCGAATCCAACCACTTCTTCTGCTACCCCGGGCCGGTATTACGCTTATCTTTGTAATTACACCAATACCACCTTTTCTCTGTTTGCCAATATGGAAAGCACCACTTATGCCAATGGCGGCAATGGCGATGTTGAATCTAAAGACGGCGGCAATATTGCCGGAATCTACGAAGTTGGCAGCGCTTTCTTGGCTTCAACCACCACAACCAACTTTTATAATGGCGGCAGCTAA
- a CDS encoding GspE/PulE family protein, whose protein sequence is MPKIPLENLKKQLLESGLVQGADFEVSQKEAERTSRDLLEILVSRGLVNADYMNQILADYYKVKLVHLAGLEIPMEILNVFPEDIARSRNAAAFGTNQEGKLQVAMLDPSDLETIKFLERYTQKPLEIYLTAQDDLRYAFSLYRREIMENFQRLLEDQLRQLQRLQVGKTADLTKIASELPVVAIVDNLISYAAAMNASDIHLEIFDQEVLIRFRIDGLLREVARLSKEIHPALIARIKIMAGMQIDEHSKPQDGRIRYKRGEDVFDIRVAVMPTFYGEKVTMRLLLASIKPLSFLELGMTQVQAEMVEKNIKKTFGMILSTGPTSSGKTTTQYSILSRLNRTEVNIVTIEDPIEYELKYINQTQVNPKAGINFASGLRAFLRHDPNVIMVGEIRDDETAEIATHAALTGHLVLSTLHTNDAPTAVPRLIEMGVPAFLVSATLNLVMAQRLVRKVCQECIESFSITEELKNSILGQLKVSAPERVESFVAPEILYHGKGCQTCHWSGYKGRLAIFEFLDVDPDIRAYISQEDFTLEGLKRLINQKGMKTMFEDGIEKAQLGLTTVEEVLRVIRE, encoded by the coding sequence ATGCCTAAAATTCCTTTAGAAAATTTAAAAAAGCAGCTTTTAGAATCCGGTTTGGTTCAAGGAGCAGATTTTGAGGTTTCCCAAAAAGAAGCAGAAAGGACCAGCCGGGATCTTTTGGAGATTTTAGTCTCCCGGGGCCTGGTCAATGCTGATTATATGAATCAGATTTTGGCTGATTATTATAAAGTTAAGCTGGTTCATCTTGCCGGCTTGGAAATTCCGATGGAGATTCTGAATGTTTTCCCAGAAGATATCGCTCGGTCCAGAAATGCGGCGGCTTTTGGCACAAACCAAGAAGGCAAGCTTCAGGTGGCAATGCTTGATCCAAGCGATCTGGAAACAATCAAGTTTTTAGAACGTTACACCCAGAAGCCTTTGGAGATTTATTTGACTGCCCAGGATGATCTCCGCTACGCTTTCTCTCTTTATCGCCGGGAGATAATGGAAAACTTTCAGCGGCTTTTAGAAGACCAGTTGCGCCAGCTTCAGCGGCTTCAGGTTGGCAAGACCGCTGATCTGACTAAAATTGCTTCAGAGCTGCCGGTAGTGGCGATTGTGGATAATTTGATTTCCTATGCCGCGGCAATGAATGCTTCTGATATCCACTTGGAGATCTTTGATCAAGAAGTTTTGATTCGTTTCAGGATTGATGGTCTGTTAAGAGAAGTGGCCCGGTTATCAAAAGAGATTCATCCGGCCTTGATTGCCAGGATTAAGATTATGGCCGGGATGCAGATTGATGAGCATTCTAAACCCCAAGACGGCCGGATCAGATATAAGCGTGGGGAGGATGTTTTTGACATCCGGGTGGCAGTGATGCCGACTTTTTACGGTGAAAAGGTGACCATGAGGCTTTTGCTTGCCAGCATTAAACCATTGTCATTTTTAGAGCTGGGCATGACCCAAGTCCAAGCAGAGATGGTGGAGAAGAACATTAAAAAAACCTTTGGTATGATTTTGTCCACCGGCCCGACTTCATCAGGTAAAACCACCACCCAATACTCAATTCTTTCCCGATTAAACCGGACCGAAGTGAATATTGTTACGATTGAAGATCCAATTGAGTATGAGCTGAAATATATTAACCAAACCCAGGTTAATCCTAAAGCCGGAATTAATTTTGCCTCGGGCTTGCGGGCGTTTCTTCGCCACGACCCAAATGTAATTATGGTTGGCGAGATTCGCGATGACGAAACTGCCGAGATTGCCACTCATGCGGCTTTAACCGGACACTTGGTTTTGTCCACCTTGCATACCAATGATGCGCCGACAGCAGTGCCTCGATTAATTGAGATGGGTGTGCCGGCGTTTTTGGTTTCGGCAACTTTGAATTTAGTTATGGCTCAACGTTTGGTCAGGAAAGTTTGCCAAGAATGCATTGAATCGTTTTCTATTACCGAGGAATTAAAGAACTCAATTTTGGGCCAGCTTAAAGTCAGCGCTCCGGAAAGAGTTGAAAGTTTTGTTGCCCCGGAAATCTTATACCATGGAAAAGGCTGTCAAACCTGTCACTGGTCTGGCTATAAGGGCAGACTGGCAATCTTTGAGTTTTTAGATGTTGATCCGGACATTCGGGCTTATATTTCCCAAGAAGATTTTACTTTAGAAGGATTGAAAAGACTGATAAACCAAAAAGGAATGAAAACAATGTTTGAAGACGGAATTGAGAAGGCCCAATTAGGCCTGACCACGGTGGAAGAGGTGCTGCGCGTTATTCGCGAGTAA
- a CDS encoding type II secretion system F family protein, with translation MLFHYTAADSHGKVYQADVEASSLDEVLGLIAKQDLKPISVKPLKEVVVVKDKFAGLIGGGKITLQDKIFLMKYLSLMLRVGTDLFKAIDILIQDFTKPAIRNFLLEVRGNLEKGNPFYTSFQNHPEIFSGIVVNLIKAAETSGNLEQTLMEISDSYAKEADLKGKVRSALIYPVLLLTVSFAIVVLLVTFVLPRISVVFEGSGAEMPFYTRIIVSFGKFVNQHSLLVLPLLFGSLIGLGVFLFKTGRGKQISNNLLRKTPLVKDIFMKLAIQRFSATLGSLLKAGILFVTALEITAEAVGEENMRRALLRIAKEEISRGVPIGEAFKKEQIFPQVVINLIAIGEKSGHVEEILGTLAEFYEKEIDESLKTFVSFLEPALLIFIGGIVALIAFSVIIPIYQLVSQYS, from the coding sequence ATGTTGTTTCACTACACCGCCGCTGATTCTCACGGCAAAGTTTACCAAGCCGATGTCGAAGCCAGCTCTTTAGACGAGGTTTTGGGTTTGATTGCCAAGCAAGATTTAAAGCCGATTAGTGTTAAACCCTTGAAAGAAGTGGTTGTGGTTAAAGATAAATTTGCCGGCTTAATAGGCGGGGGGAAGATTACCCTTCAGGACAAGATTTTTTTAATGAAGTACTTATCTTTGATGCTTCGGGTTGGCACAGATTTATTTAAAGCGATTGATATCTTGATTCAGGATTTTACCAAGCCGGCAATCAGGAATTTTTTGCTGGAAGTTAGGGGCAACTTGGAAAAAGGCAATCCTTTTTACACTTCTTTCCAAAACCACCCGGAAATATTTTCCGGTATTGTGGTTAATTTGATAAAAGCCGCAGAAACTTCTGGCAATCTGGAGCAGACTTTAATGGAAATCTCTGATTCTTATGCCAAAGAAGCTGATTTAAAGGGCAAAGTCAGAAGCGCCTTAATCTATCCGGTTCTGCTTTTAACTGTTTCTTTTGCGATTGTTGTTTTGTTGGTTACTTTTGTTTTGCCGCGAATTTCGGTTGTTTTTGAAGGCAGCGGAGCCGAGATGCCTTTTTACACTCGAATAATAGTTTCATTTGGTAAATTTGTTAACCAGCATTCTTTGCTTGTTTTGCCGTTGCTTTTTGGTTCGCTGATTGGTTTAGGAGTTTTTCTTTTCAAGACTGGACGGGGCAAGCAGATCTCTAATAATCTTTTAAGAAAAACGCCTTTAGTTAAAGACATTTTTATGAAATTAGCAATCCAAAGGTTTTCTGCCACTTTGGGGAGTTTATTAAAAGCCGGGATTCTTTTTGTTACTGCCTTAGAGATTACCGCCGAGGCAGTTGGAGAGGAAAATATGAGGCGGGCGCTGTTAAGAATTGCCAAAGAAGAAATTAGCCGAGGGGTGCCGATTGGCGAGGCTTTTAAAAAGGAACAGATTTTTCCCCAGGTGGTGATTAACTTGATCGCGATTGGCGAAAAATCAGGACACGTTGAAGAAATTTTGGGGACTTTGGCTGAGTTTTATGAGAAAGAGATTGACGAATCCTTAAAAACCTTTGTTTCTTTTTTGGAACCGGCCCTGCTTATCTTCATCGGCGGGATTGTTGCCCTGATTGCTTTTTCTGTAATTATTCCAATTTACCAATTGGTCAGTCAATATTCATAA
- a CDS encoding type II secretion system protein, which yields MIHYSLFRGKAAFMLIELIVTLLVLSVLATIGVATYSNSYRQSVLKNSFEEIIFLIRLAQQESVSQKEGNAWGVRLDNTNTSSPFVAVFSSTYAPANVKEYYSLPNQVKFQTPSAGNYDEVLFQKLTGLPDASSTIELVLSGSSQVKTIVINSAGGISEE from the coding sequence ATGATTCATTATTCATTATTCCGCGGCAAAGCCGCCTTTATGCTGATTGAGCTGATTGTTACCTTGCTAGTTTTGTCTGTTTTGGCGACAATTGGCGTTGCTACATATTCAAATTCTTACCGCCAAAGCGTTTTAAAGAATAGCTTTGAAGAGATTATCTTTTTAATCCGCTTAGCTCAACAAGAATCAGTTTCTCAAAAAGAAGGCAATGCTTGGGGAGTTAGGCTTGATAATACTAATACCTCCTCTCCTTTTGTTGCTGTTTTCTCCAGCACTTATGCGCCGGCTAATGTCAAAGAGTATTATTCTCTGCCGAATCAAGTTAAGTTCCAGACTCCTTCGGCTGGCAATTATGATGAAGTCCTTTTCCAGAAGCTAACCGGTTTGCCGGACGCCAGTTCTACCATTGAGCTGGTTTTATCCGGCTCTTCACAGGTAAAAACGATTGTGATTAACTCTGCCGGCGGGATCTCGGAAGAGTGA
- a CDS encoding four helix bundle protein, giving the protein MEDGQSKRVYNLEERSAEFGEAIIDFCKEIPKNYITLPIINQLIRCGTSIGANYCEADCAESKRDFEHKLGICKKEAKEAKYWLRMVSRAAPGLAGRAEELSQEANELQLIFIAIIKKSRNNKSS; this is encoded by the coding sequence ATGGAAGACGGTCAATCTAAAAGGGTTTATAATTTAGAAGAGAGAAGCGCTGAATTTGGCGAAGCGATTATTGATTTTTGTAAGGAAATCCCTAAAAATTATATAACTTTGCCAATTATAAATCAGTTGATTCGTTGCGGCACCAGTATTGGCGCTAATTATTGTGAAGCGGACTGCGCTGAATCTAAAAGAGATTTTGAACATAAATTGGGAATCTGTAAAAAAGAAGCCAAAGAAGCTAAATATTGGTTAAGAATGGTTTCTCGGGCCGCTCCCGGATTAGCTGGCCGGGCAGAAGAATTATCTCAAGAGGCAAATGAACTCCAATTGATTTTCATTGCTATTATTAAAAAATCAAGGAATAATAAAAGCAGTTGA
- a CDS encoding LamG domain-containing protein, producing the protein MNWKLEIRNWKFYRGQSLIELLVGIGVIAVISTSVVGLIYASLKSAKVSRERSLAQSLINDMASSVESLINDDWHSLWSASGGIVYLSLDEGADSANNNSLALDEIFGFNAAINLGSSGNTSLASAWQTSDNCQAGQCLSFDNVDDYLQVSDTTATSSPIDLTTAMTFSVWVYPTDLAAYDPILAKVSTSTVTGYELANSSGSLRLILKTPSTTCDYSAGTLAQNVWQHVVAAYDGSNINLYLNGQPVGSPSACSTGAAVNDENLLIGGRATDSAKFSGRIDEVRIYNRALDSQEISGLYSGINKFYPFNSAGIWQLKHGKETTAVANIEFTRSFYLERVLRDSSNNIVASGGDNDPGTKKVIYTVSWGNGFLASQEEYITRTNLNNVFYQTDWSGGSGSQEAVFFSPTEFDTASSAIIFSGGSLELNLASSTSGDLSSVVFDSQQEKGVILLSLLWQGTLGSGNSVKFQLASADSSSGPWTFVGYDNTSSSYYPSSGSAQSNTAVPIISKNHFNHRYLRYKIFLTGTSTSPLIQDISILWNR; encoded by the coding sequence ATGAATTGGAAATTAGAAATTAGAAATTGGAAATTTTATAGAGGTCAATCTCTGATAGAGCTTTTAGTTGGTATTGGCGTGATTGCGGTTATCTCAACCTCTGTTGTTGGTTTGATCTATGCTTCTTTGAAAAGCGCCAAGGTCTCTCGGGAGCGATCTCTGGCCCAATCTTTAATTAATGACATGGCCTCTTCTGTAGAAAGTTTGATTAATGATGACTGGCATTCGCTTTGGTCAGCCAGTGGCGGAATAGTTTACTTATCTTTGGATGAAGGCGCAGACAGCGCTAATAATAACAGTCTTGCTTTAGACGAAATCTTTGGCTTTAATGCCGCGATTAATCTCGGTTCCTCGGGCAATACCTCTTTGGCTTCAGCTTGGCAAACAAGCGATAACTGCCAAGCGGGCCAATGCTTGAGCTTTGACAACGTTGATGACTATCTTCAGGTTAGCGACACCACTGCCACCTCCAGCCCGATTGATTTAACTACCGCAATGACTTTTTCTGTTTGGGTTTACCCGACAGATCTTGCTGCTTACGATCCCATCTTGGCTAAAGTTTCTACTTCAACTGTCACTGGTTATGAACTGGCTAATTCTTCTGGCAGTTTGAGATTAATTCTGAAAACTCCTTCTACTACTTGTGATTATTCTGCCGGAACTTTAGCCCAGAATGTTTGGCAGCATGTTGTGGCAGCTTATGATGGTTCAAATATCAACCTTTATCTTAATGGCCAACCGGTTGGCAGTCCGTCTGCTTGCTCAACCGGAGCCGCGGTTAATGATGAGAACCTTTTAATCGGCGGTCGGGCGACTGATTCGGCTAAGTTTTCCGGCCGGATTGATGAAGTCAGAATTTATAACCGGGCCTTAGATTCTCAAGAAATTAGCGGCCTTTATTCTGGAATTAACAAATTTTATCCATTTAATAGCGCCGGCATCTGGCAGTTAAAGCACGGTAAAGAAACAACCGCTGTGGCAAATATTGAGTTCACCCGGTCTTTTTATTTAGAAAGAGTTTTAAGAGACAGCAGTAATAATATCGTTGCTTCTGGCGGAGACAATGATCCGGGAACAAAAAAAGTTATTTACACGGTTAGTTGGGGCAACGGTTTTCTCGCTTCACAAGAAGAATATATTACCAGGACTAATTTGAACAATGTTTTTTATCAAACCGATTGGTCCGGAGGAAGCGGTTCTCAAGAGGCAGTTTTTTTTTCTCCAACCGAGTTTGATACTGCCAGTTCGGCGATAATTTTTTCTGGGGGCAGTTTGGAGTTGAATCTTGCTTCCAGCACTTCAGGAGATTTGAGTTCAGTTGTTTTTGACAGCCAGCAAGAAAAAGGCGTTATTTTACTGTCTTTGCTTTGGCAGGGGACTTTAGGCAGCGGCAATTCTGTCAAATTTCAGTTAGCAAGCGCGGATTCTTCTTCTGGCCCCTGGACTTTTGTTGGTTATGACAATACTTCATCCAGTTATTATCCGTCTTCTGGCTCAGCTCAATCCAATACGGCAGTGCCGATTATCTCTAAAAATCATTTTAATCATCGTTATCTTAGATATAAAATATTTTTGACCGGCACCTCAACCTCGCCTTTGATTCAAGACATTTCAATATTGTGGAATCGGTGA